Proteins from a genomic interval of Desulfurobacterium sp. TC5-1:
- a CDS encoding ComF family protein, whose protein sequence is MLSPEYCAVCGKFLIGKHRKITCEECWNIHIRPFSGKKCAVCGYPLKLSPGSEPLCRDCFEKSRKFAFSGVSYFGLYKGLLEIAIKTFKIAKRREIGKEIGQTISNHLKKFLSGNKIDIIIPVPLHPEELKARGFNQCHLILSAANVPFIDGVEKRFHGRKQALLSKQERKENVKGLFAVKENVIPQIKGKRICLFDDIFTTGSTVNEIAQELIKAGADAVYVYTVARSIKKSK, encoded by the coding sequence ATCCTTTCACCTGAATACTGTGCCGTATGTGGAAAGTTTCTCATTGGCAAGCACAGAAAAATCACCTGTGAAGAGTGCTGGAACATCCACATAAGACCGTTTTCAGGAAAAAAATGCGCGGTATGCGGATATCCCTTAAAACTTTCGCCAGGAAGCGAACCTCTTTGCAGAGATTGTTTCGAAAAAAGCAGAAAATTTGCTTTCTCTGGCGTATCGTATTTTGGACTCTACAAAGGTCTCCTTGAAATAGCTATCAAAACCTTCAAAATCGCAAAACGCCGGGAAATCGGAAAAGAGATCGGCCAAACGATATCCAACCACCTAAAAAAATTTCTATCTGGAAATAAAATAGACATCATCATCCCTGTTCCCCTTCATCCTGAAGAACTAAAGGCAAGAGGTTTCAACCAGTGTCACTTAATCCTGTCCGCTGCAAATGTTCCATTCATAGATGGCGTTGAAAAGAGATTCCATGGAAGAAAACAAGCTTTACTCTCAAAACAGGAAAGGAAAGAAAACGTTAAAGGACTATTTGCTGTAAAAGAAAATGTAATACCTCAAATAAAGGGAAAAAGGATATGCCTGTTTGACGATATATTTACCACAGGAAGCACCGTCAACGAAATAGCACAAGAACTCATTAAAGCCGGTGCCGATGCCGTCTACGTTTACACAGTCGCACGCTCCATCAAAAAATCAAAATAG
- the rfaE2 gene encoding D-glycero-beta-D-manno-heptose 1-phosphate adenylyltransferase: MALLFSSIEELKAFAERKRKEGKKIVFTNGCFDIIHAGHIDYLEKAKSLGDILIIGVNSDSSIKKIKGDKRPIVHQQYRIRVLQGLKAVDGIIVFNEETPLNVIKALKPDILVKGADWPLEKIVGREYAKKVERIEFAYDISTSKIIEKVLKIHGCK, encoded by the coding sequence ATGGCTCTACTATTCTCCAGCATTGAAGAATTGAAAGCGTTTGCCGAGAGAAAAAGAAAAGAAGGCAAAAAGATAGTATTTACAAATGGCTGCTTTGACATTATCCATGCAGGTCACATTGATTACCTTGAGAAGGCAAAATCCCTTGGCGATATTTTGATAATAGGTGTTAACAGTGACAGCTCAATTAAAAAAATAAAAGGCGACAAAAGACCAATAGTGCACCAGCAGTATAGAATACGGGTTCTTCAGGGTTTAAAAGCGGTTGATGGAATAATTGTTTTCAACGAAGAGACACCCTTAAACGTTATAAAAGCTCTAAAGCCTGACATCTTAGTTAAAGGTGCCGATTGGCCCCTTGAAAAGATAGTAGGAAGGGAATACGCAAAAAAAGTTGAAAGGATAGAATTCGCCTACGATATATCTACATCAAAAATTATAGAAAAGGTTCTAAAAATTCACGGGTGCAAGTAA
- the rplM gene encoding 50S ribosomal protein L13 gives MKTFMQKKEEVKRDWYVVDATGKTLGRLASEIAKILIGKHKPTYTPHVDGGDFVVVVNAEKIYASGKKLNQKIYYKHTGYFGHLKERTLKDMLKEKPEEVIKIAVRGMLPKNKLRDRRMKRLKVYAGPNHPHAAQNPKPLEF, from the coding sequence ATGAAAACCTTCATGCAGAAGAAGGAAGAGGTTAAAAGAGACTGGTACGTTGTTGATGCTACCGGAAAAACTCTTGGAAGACTTGCCTCTGAAATTGCAAAGATACTCATAGGCAAGCACAAGCCCACTTACACACCCCACGTTGACGGTGGAGACTTCGTAGTTGTAGTAAACGCTGAGAAAATCTACGCCAGCGGTAAGAAGCTCAACCAGAAAATCTACTACAAGCACACCGGTTACTTTGGACATTTGAAAGAAAGAACTCTTAAAGACATGCTCAAAGAAAAGCCGGAAGAGGTAATCAAGATTGCCGTAAGGGGAATGCTCCCAAAGAATAAGCTTAGAGATAGGAGGATGAAGAGACTTAAAGTGTACGCAGGTCCAAACCATCCTCATGCTGCACAAAATCCTAAACCTCTTGAATTTTAA
- the rpsI gene encoding 30S ribosomal protein S9: protein MAEMRYYGTGKRKTAIARVWIIPNGSGKITVNRQDAKDYFGRLALLKIMEQPFDVTGTNGRFDVWCTVKGGGKSAQADAVKFGIAKALLAFNPELRPVLKKAGFLTRDARIKERKKYGQRGARARYQWSKR from the coding sequence ATGGCTGAAATGAGATATTACGGAACTGGAAAGAGAAAAACGGCAATTGCAAGAGTCTGGATAATTCCTAACGGCTCTGGCAAGATCACCGTAAACAGACAAGATGCAAAAGACTACTTTGGAAGACTTGCTCTTCTTAAAATAATGGAACAACCCTTTGACGTTACAGGAACAAACGGAAGATTTGATGTATGGTGCACGGTAAAAGGTGGAGGAAAGTCTGCTCAGGCAGATGCTGTTAAGTTTGGTATTGCCAAAGCACTATTGGCCTTCAACCCTGAATTAAGGCCAGTTCTTAAAAAAGCAGGATTCCTCACAAGAGACGCACGTATCAAAGAAAGGAAGAAGTACGGACAGAGAGGCGCACGTGCAAGGTACCAGTGGTCAAAACGTTAA
- the argC gene encoding N-acetyl-gamma-glutamyl-phosphate reductase — translation MQGTSGQNVKISIIGASGYTGAELLRLLSFHPFANVVSVTSRQFEGKRIKDVFPHLSRMKFENLKFESYEKEKIAEKSDVVFLCLPHKTAYPIVKELYETKKTLKIIDFSADFRFKNPEIYEKTYGVNHTAKELFQKSAYGLPEINREEIKIKNVIANPGCYPTSVILGLYPAKKAGLVETSFPVIADSKSGLTGAGRKSTLDFTFCEVNESFKAYAVEGHRHAPEIAEKLEIESVRFTPHLIPMNRGILSTIYFKTQSSKEELRRVYEEFYSNEYFIRLREKPPKTSDVAGTNFCDIYVTKDESTGLGIVVSVIDNIGKGASGQAVQNMNIICGFPETTGLEFPGNWI, via the coding sequence GTGCAAGGTACCAGTGGTCAAAACGTTAAGATATCTATTATCGGTGCTTCAGGATATACAGGGGCGGAGCTTCTCCGCCTTCTTTCTTTTCACCCGTTCGCAAACGTAGTCTCAGTAACATCCCGCCAGTTTGAAGGAAAAAGGATAAAGGATGTCTTTCCGCACCTTTCAAGAATGAAATTTGAAAATCTAAAATTTGAAAGCTACGAAAAAGAAAAAATTGCCGAAAAATCCGACGTTGTATTTTTATGTCTTCCTCACAAAACTGCATATCCAATAGTAAAAGAACTCTACGAAACAAAAAAGACACTTAAAATCATAGATTTCAGTGCCGATTTTAGATTTAAAAATCCGGAAATCTACGAAAAAACCTACGGCGTAAACCACACGGCAAAAGAACTTTTTCAAAAAAGTGCATACGGACTTCCAGAAATCAACAGGGAAGAGATAAAGATAAAAAATGTCATTGCAAACCCGGGTTGCTACCCTACAAGTGTAATATTGGGACTTTACCCTGCTAAGAAAGCAGGACTTGTAGAAACCTCTTTTCCTGTAATTGCTGACAGCAAATCCGGCTTAACCGGTGCAGGCAGAAAATCAACGTTAGACTTCACATTCTGCGAAGTAAATGAGTCTTTCAAAGCCTACGCCGTAGAAGGCCACAGACATGCACCTGAAATAGCGGAAAAGCTTGAAATTGAAAGTGTAAGATTTACACCTCATTTAATTCCTATGAACAGAGGAATTCTCTCTACCATATATTTCAAGACCCAAAGCTCAAAAGAGGAATTAAGAAGAGTCTATGAAGAGTTTTACAGTAACGAATACTTCATAAGACTTAGAGAAAAACCACCTAAAACCTCAGACGTTGCAGGAACAAACTTCTGCGACATTTACGTAACAAAAGATGAAAGTACAGGTCTGGGAATTGTGGTATCTGTAATAGACAATATTGGAAAAGGTGCTTCTGGACAGGCCGTTCAAAACATGAACATTATCTGTGGCTTTCCTGAAACAACGGGTCTTGAGTTTCCAGGGAACTGGATATAA
- the obgE gene encoding GTPase ObgE, protein MTKFIDRAKIYVKGGDGGNGCVAFRREKFVPKGGPAGGDGGRGGSVILVADSGMHTLLDFKYKRHFKAERGRHGEGNKRTGKSGKDLIIKVPVGTVVKDAETGEIIGDLTKVGEKLVVARGGKGGRGNAAFATPTRQAPDFAEPGEPGEERWIELELKLIADVGLIGFPNAGKSTFLSRITAAKPEIADYPFTTLRPILGVAKVDNFSFVVADIPGLIEGAHAGKGLGHEFLRHVERTKLLLHLIDLSDLTREPEEAFEKINKELKLYSPKLSEKPQIVVGTKIDAVTDKSKIEKAKRYFESKGYPFFAISSVTGEGVTELLRFVSEKVKEQKKEKEI, encoded by the coding sequence ATGACTAAATTTATTGATAGAGCGAAAATTTACGTTAAAGGTGGCGACGGCGGAAACGGTTGTGTCGCTTTCAGAAGGGAGAAATTTGTTCCTAAAGGTGGTCCTGCAGGCGGTGACGGTGGAAGAGGCGGAAGTGTTATTCTGGTTGCAGATAGTGGTATGCACACACTCCTCGACTTTAAATACAAGCGCCACTTTAAAGCAGAAAGGGGGAGACACGGCGAAGGAAACAAAAGAACGGGAAAAAGTGGTAAAGATTTAATAATAAAAGTCCCTGTCGGGACAGTAGTAAAAGACGCAGAGACCGGTGAGATAATAGGTGATCTGACAAAGGTCGGCGAAAAATTAGTCGTAGCAAGAGGTGGAAAAGGCGGTAGAGGTAACGCTGCTTTTGCAACACCGACACGTCAGGCCCCCGACTTTGCAGAGCCGGGAGAACCCGGAGAAGAAAGGTGGATAGAACTTGAACTAAAACTCATTGCAGATGTCGGACTCATAGGATTCCCGAATGCCGGTAAATCAACATTCCTATCACGGATCACAGCTGCAAAACCAGAAATAGCCGATTACCCATTTACCACTCTAAGGCCTATACTTGGCGTTGCAAAAGTTGACAACTTTTCTTTTGTTGTTGCTGACATTCCCGGACTCATAGAAGGGGCCCACGCCGGAAAAGGTCTTGGTCATGAATTCTTAAGACACGTTGAAAGGACAAAACTACTGCTACACCTGATAGATCTTTCAGATTTGACCAGGGAACCGGAAGAAGCCTTTGAAAAGATTAACAAAGAACTTAAACTTTACTCTCCAAAGCTTTCCGAAAAACCACAGATAGTTGTAGGAACAAAGATAGATGCAGTAACAGATAAATCAAAAATAGAAAAGGCAAAAAGATACTTTGAAAGTAAAGGTTATCCCTTCTTTGCCATATCTTCAGTAACAGGTGAAGGCGTAACCGAACTTTTAAGGTTTGTCTCAGAAAAGGTTAAAGAACAGAAGAAGGAGAAGGAAATTTAA
- a CDS encoding mechanosensitive ion channel domain-containing protein encodes MLFFHRNEITGGDIYLIAFTLSLLAFIQLIKVLVQKRIENRFLKALVESLSGILFFVAGFSLSKVVSSHILKLIFEDFSILIGSVYLTRAVFIAEQASSFPRIMTFFFLVCAFLTSTLSHLNILRLDENVLYFIKKFFVVLSFLPLIGTLSSLLKGTLRSIAFTALLVFYITVSALWLSGFIAFDMKALIGIGLVAIVSLFYSFLETRGMEYAFTYFEKHFFRKRDALILIKNLRLFVTLLFIVVLKAILEQFFGIDKFFKILKNVYFIETDLLRISLYNIVLSVYYAFLLISLLNIFKKLVKLYFPKERRSIEGGSAEALIFNIGILFVFIVVLSSLGITWKVLLPVAGTLGVGIGFGLQTIMNNYLSGFILLFSKKLKIGDIVELPISVPTLGNRDRNVFGKIEDIGILSTLIRTNDGVEIAIPNSNFISSPIVNFSHHDPLVRLRIPIGVAYSSAPETVRKVILSVLEKMPGVLKAPRPSVWFWELGDSALIFIASFWIDIRRDIKIEEIRSRFYYNVWRELKKAGVEIPFPQNDIWFKNSLKVEIEKFEKGEDS; translated from the coding sequence ATGCTATTTTTTCACAGGAATGAGATTACAGGTGGTGATATTTATCTTATTGCTTTTACTCTTTCTCTGCTTGCCTTTATTCAGCTTATTAAGGTTTTAGTTCAAAAACGTATAGAAAACAGGTTTTTGAAAGCGCTTGTTGAAAGTTTAAGCGGCATTCTCTTTTTTGTTGCGGGATTTTCGCTGTCAAAAGTAGTTTCCAGCCACATTTTAAAGTTAATATTTGAAGATTTTTCAATCCTGATAGGTTCTGTTTACCTCACCAGAGCTGTTTTTATAGCTGAACAAGCTTCCTCCTTTCCCAGAATAATGACATTTTTCTTCCTAGTCTGTGCATTTTTGACTTCAACTTTGAGCCATTTAAACATTTTGAGGCTTGATGAGAATGTTCTTTATTTTATAAAGAAGTTTTTTGTTGTTCTTTCCTTTCTACCGCTGATAGGGACGCTATCTTCCCTCTTAAAAGGGACGCTTCGTAGCATAGCCTTTACGGCCCTTCTTGTTTTTTATATTACCGTTTCAGCCCTTTGGCTTTCAGGATTTATCGCTTTTGATATGAAGGCTTTGATAGGTATAGGCCTGGTTGCAATTGTTAGTCTTTTTTACAGCTTTCTGGAAACGAGGGGTATGGAGTATGCTTTTACTTACTTTGAAAAACATTTTTTCAGGAAAAGAGATGCTCTTATTTTGATTAAAAATCTTAGACTGTTTGTCACTCTGCTTTTTATTGTTGTTTTGAAAGCCATTCTTGAACAGTTTTTTGGGATTGATAAATTTTTTAAAATTTTAAAGAATGTCTATTTTATAGAGACGGACCTTTTGAGGATAAGTCTTTATAACATTGTCCTTTCCGTTTATTATGCGTTCTTGCTTATCTCTCTCCTTAACATTTTTAAAAAGCTTGTAAAACTTTATTTCCCTAAGGAGAGGAGAAGCATAGAGGGTGGTTCTGCAGAGGCACTTATTTTTAACATAGGTATTTTGTTTGTTTTTATCGTTGTTTTGTCCTCTCTCGGTATTACATGGAAGGTTTTGCTACCTGTTGCAGGTACTTTAGGTGTTGGTATCGGTTTCGGTCTTCAGACGATCATGAATAACTATTTGAGCGGTTTTATTCTCCTTTTCAGTAAGAAATTGAAGATTGGAGACATTGTAGAGTTGCCAATTTCTGTTCCAACTCTTGGTAATAGGGATAGGAACGTTTTCGGTAAAATAGAGGATATAGGTATTCTCTCAACTTTAATAAGGACAAACGACGGCGTGGAGATAGCCATTCCTAATTCTAATTTTATCTCTTCTCCAATAGTTAACTTTTCCCATCATGATCCTTTGGTGAGGTTGAGAATTCCCATTGGTGTTGCTTACTCTTCTGCTCCTGAGACGGTTAGGAAGGTTATTCTTTCTGTTCTTGAGAAGATGCCTGGTGTTTTGAAGGCGCCAAGACCTTCAGTTTGGTTCTGGGAGCTGGGAGATAGTGCACTTATCTTTATAGCCTCTTTCTGGATTGATATACGGCGAGATATAAAAATAGAGGAGATACGGAGCCGTTTTTACTACAACGTGTGGAGAGAACTTAAAAAGGCCGGCGTTGAAATACCGTTTCCGCAGAACGATATCTGGTTTAAAAACTCTCTCAAGGTTGAGATTGAGAAGTTTGAAAAAGGAGAAGACAGTTAA
- the murA gene encoding UDP-N-acetylglucosamine 1-carboxyvinyltransferase, producing the protein MYKFVIKGGKPLKGKVRVSGSKNASLPIIFAAILTEDAVISNVPDLRDTRTAISLLTDMGFEAEFEGNRLKVAKGTNIKTEADYELVRTMRASVLTLGPLLARFGKARVSLPGGCAIGARPVDLHLKALSKLGADIRIEHGYINAVAPGGLKGAEVVFDFPTVGGTENLLMAAVLAKGKTVIRNAAKEPEIVDLACALRKAGAVIEGEGTDTIEVEGVESIGTIDYTVMPDRIEAGTFVACVAAAGGELVIEEFPYDVLGAVIDKFKDAGVTIEKVDEMTVFVKSNGRLVGTDITTEVYPGFPTDMQAQFMAAMCLADGVSIIKETIFENRFQHVLELQRLGADIKIEGNAAVVRGVEKLIGAKVMATDLRASASLVVAGLAAENTTEIYRIYHLERGYENLEKKLSALGADIERVKSDRPY; encoded by the coding sequence ATGTATAAATTTGTTATAAAAGGTGGAAAACCGTTAAAGGGGAAGGTTAGGGTTTCAGGTTCAAAAAATGCAAGTCTTCCCATTATTTTTGCTGCTATTTTAACAGAAGATGCTGTTATTTCGAACGTTCCTGACTTAAGAGATACCAGAACAGCTATTTCACTGCTGACAGATATGGGATTTGAAGCAGAGTTTGAAGGAAATAGGTTGAAGGTTGCTAAGGGAACTAACATAAAGACGGAAGCAGACTATGAGCTTGTTAGAACTATGAGGGCTTCCGTCCTTACACTTGGTCCTCTTCTTGCAAGATTTGGAAAGGCAAGGGTTTCTCTGCCAGGTGGTTGTGCAATAGGTGCCAGGCCGGTTGACCTTCATCTTAAAGCCCTTTCAAAGCTTGGAGCTGATATAAGGATAGAACACGGTTACATAAATGCTGTTGCACCGGGTGGACTTAAAGGTGCTGAAGTTGTTTTTGACTTTCCCACTGTTGGGGGTACGGAAAATCTTTTGATGGCAGCAGTTTTAGCCAAGGGAAAGACCGTGATAAGGAATGCTGCAAAGGAACCTGAAATTGTTGACCTTGCTTGTGCTTTGAGAAAAGCAGGTGCGGTTATAGAGGGAGAGGGAACCGACACGATAGAAGTTGAAGGTGTTGAATCTATAGGGACTATAGACTATACGGTTATGCCTGATAGGATTGAAGCAGGAACATTTGTTGCCTGCGTTGCGGCTGCCGGTGGTGAACTTGTAATAGAAGAGTTCCCTTATGATGTTTTAGGAGCTGTGATTGATAAATTTAAGGATGCAGGTGTCACTATTGAAAAGGTTGATGAGATGACCGTTTTTGTTAAAAGCAATGGCAGGCTGGTTGGAACTGACATCACTACGGAGGTTTATCCGGGATTTCCAACTGACATGCAGGCTCAGTTTATGGCTGCCATGTGCCTTGCAGACGGTGTTTCTATCATAAAAGAGACTATATTTGAAAATAGATTTCAGCACGTTCTTGAGCTTCAGCGACTTGGAGCAGATATAAAAATAGAGGGAAATGCCGCTGTTGTTAGGGGAGTGGAGAAACTTATAGGTGCAAAGGTTATGGCTACTGATCTCAGGGCAAGTGCTTCCCTTGTGGTTGCCGGACTTGCTGCCGAAAATACGACAGAAATTTACAGGATATACCACCTTGAGAGAGGCTATGAGAATCTTGAAAAGAAGTTGTCAGCACTTGGTGCTGATATAGAGAGAGTAAAAAGTGATAGACCTTATTGA
- the prmC gene encoding peptide chain release factor N(5)-glutamine methyltransferase, with protein MKWTVMTLVKRASEILSERGIPSPRLDAELLMCCLLGWDNRVKIYTAYDRPLSAEEVEAYRQLIKRRVKGEPVAYITGEKEFFGFRFKVTPAVLIPRPETELLVEKSVELLKSMSKETLKIVDVGTGSGCIIISIAKLLKKDAEFFATDISRKALDVAVENAELHGCKVKFLKADLLEGVEGKFSAVVSNPPYIAYSDRRVESSVKMFEPSVALYAGKKGTEVIERLAFQSFDKLEPEGFLAVEFGEGQSEKVRDIFERAGFSTIKIFKDLSGKDRIIVGFKKE; from the coding sequence ATGAAATGGACAGTTATGACACTTGTTAAAAGAGCTTCTGAAATTCTGTCTGAGAGAGGAATTCCGTCACCTCGCCTTGATGCAGAACTTCTTATGTGTTGTTTATTGGGATGGGATAATAGGGTTAAAATTTATACTGCCTACGATAGACCCCTTTCGGCGGAAGAGGTGGAGGCTTACCGTCAGCTTATAAAGCGGCGGGTTAAAGGTGAACCGGTTGCCTATATCACTGGAGAAAAAGAGTTTTTTGGATTTAGGTTTAAAGTGACACCTGCCGTTTTGATTCCCCGTCCAGAAACGGAGCTTTTAGTTGAAAAGAGTGTTGAACTGCTTAAATCAATGTCGAAAGAAACGCTTAAAATTGTTGATGTCGGAACGGGAAGTGGTTGCATAATCATCTCAATTGCAAAGCTGCTTAAAAAAGATGCGGAGTTTTTTGCTACGGATATTTCCAGAAAAGCTCTTGATGTTGCCGTTGAAAATGCAGAATTACACGGTTGCAAGGTTAAGTTTTTAAAGGCGGATTTGCTGGAAGGAGTAGAAGGAAAATTTTCTGCAGTTGTCTCTAATCCACCCTACATAGCTTATTCTGATAGGCGGGTTGAGAGCAGCGTTAAAATGTTTGAACCGTCAGTTGCCCTCTACGCAGGTAAAAAGGGAACAGAAGTTATAGAACGTCTTGCTTTTCAGTCGTTTGACAAACTTGAACCGGAAGGATTTTTGGCGGTTGAATTTGGGGAAGGGCAGTCAGAAAAGGTTAGAGATATATTTGAAAGAGCAGGTTTTAGCACTATTAAGATTTTTAAAGATCTTTCAGGGAAAGACAGGATTATCGTAGGTTTTAAAAAGGAGTGA
- a CDS encoding FeoA family protein: protein MRTLLDIEEGQTVEIKEIKGGPCFKRRLAAVGIFPGSNVRVVKNAPGPIIVEVEKSRFALGRGMARRIVVR, encoded by the coding sequence ATGAGAACGCTTCTTGATATAGAAGAGGGACAAACCGTTGAGATAAAAGAGATAAAAGGCGGACCCTGTTTCAAAAGGCGTTTAGCCGCAGTGGGCATATTTCCCGGCAGCAACGTACGAGTTGTAAAAAATGCTCCAGGACCTATTATTGTGGAAGTGGAAAAGAGCCGTTTTGCCCTCGGAAGGGGAATGGCACGAAGAATAGTTGTGAGGTAA